From the Acidimicrobiales bacterium genome, the window GATCGTCGACGGCGGCCACGCCCAGTTCCGTCTGAAGCCCTCGAGCGTGCCTGGCACGGCGACCGGTCAGGTGACGAGCAGCGACGACCCCGAGGCCTTCCAGCCCAGCTTCGCGATGACGGTGGACCTCAGGCCCGGCGACGTGATGCTCGTCACCTCCTCACCGGCCGCGCAGAGCGTCGCCTACTGCGGATCCCGCGCCGCCGCGGGCGCGTGCGGCGCCTGAGGTCGGTCGCTGGCGGCGGCGGACGCACCGCTCCGAAACCTGCCAAGTCGGTGCGACCGGCCATATAGTGCGGGAGAGCCAGACAACCCGCCGGCGGACATGCAATAGGGACTGGCCAATGGGCAGGTGGGTCCCAGTTGGCACGGGGTCGGGGGATAGGTGCACAACCTGAGGCCACATCTCGGCGCCGCACGGAGAGGCACGGAGGAGTCGCGCGAGCAGATCACTTCTGTCCAGGGCCTGGCCGCGCTCTCGCTCGACGCCCTGACGTCCATCTCGTACGGCCCCGAGGCGATGCTGGTCGTCCTCGCGACAGCGGGGGCGGGCGCATTGTCGGCGATCGAGCCGGTCACGGGCGTGATCGTGCTCCTCTTGGCGCTCCTCGTCCTGTCCTACCGGCAGGTGATCGAGGCCTATCCGAACGGTGGGGGCGCCTACGCCGTGTCGAAGGACAACTTCGGCCACCGCGCCAGCCTCCTGGCTGGCGCGTCGCTGATCGTCGACTACGTGCTCACCGTTGCCGTGTCGATCGCCGCCGGTGTCGCCGCCCTGATCTCCGCCTTTCCGGGCCTGGCCAAGCACCCGCTGATCGCGAGTCTCATCATTCTCGTCCTCCTGACGGCCATCAACCTACGAGGACTGGCGACGAGCGCCCGGCTGTTCATCATCCCGACCGCCGTGTTCATCGTCGGCACCTACGTGGTCATCGCCGCCGGTCTGCTTCGTTCGGGACCGGCGCCCGGCTCCGGCGTGATCCCGGCCCCGACGGCCGGAGCGGTGAGCACGGTGGGAGTGTTGCTGCTGCTCAAGGCCTTCGCCAACGGCACCAGCGCCCTCACCGGCGTGGAGGCCATCGCCAACGACGTCCCCGCCTTCCGGGCGCCACGGGCGGTTCGGGCCATGCGCACCGAGGTCATGCTGGGGGCGATCCTCGGCAGCATGCTGATCGCACTGGCCGTGCTAACCGTGAAGTTCCACATCGCGCCGCGACACAACGTGACCGTGCTCAGCCAGATCACCAGCGCCTCGGTGGGTCGCGGAGCGTTGTACTTCACGGTCGACCTGACTACCACCCTCGTCCTGTGCCTGGCGGCCAACACCGCCTTCGGGGGGCTACCGAATCTCGCCAGCATCCTCGCCTACGACAACCTTCTGCCCCATGTGTTCCACCTCAAGGGTGAGCGGCAGGTCTATCGGTACGGCGTGGTGAGCCTGGCTGTCCTGGCGGGCATCCTGCTGATCGCGGTCAACGGCAACACCAACTCGTTGATCCCCCTCTACGCCATCGGCGTGTTCACCGGTTTCACCCTCTCGCAATCGGGGCTCGTCCGGCACTGGCGAAAGACCCGGCCTCCGGGCTGGCGGAACAGAGCAATGCTGAACGGAACCGGAGCGGTGATGACCGCGGCGGCCCTGTTGATCTTCCTCACCACGAAGTTCACCGAGGGTGCCTGGGTCGTGGTGGTCGCCATCCCCATCTTCATGTTCTTGTTCAGCCGGGTGTACGTCTACTACGGCAGGGCAGGGGTGGCGCTGGGCCTGGGATCGACGCCGCCACCTCCCGCACGGGCGGAGACGGTGGTGATCGTGCCCATCAACCGGGTCTCGAACCTGATTGCCGACGCCTTGAGCTTCGCAGAGTCGATGGGCGACCGGGTGATCGCCGTGACCGCGCAGCACGACGAAGACGAGGCCGCTGAGATCCAAGCCGAATGGTCGAGGTGGAACCCGGGGGTCGAGCTGGTTGTCCTGCGGTCTCGCAGCCGCGCGGTGGCGGCGCCGATCGTCGATTACGTCACCTCCCCCGAGGTTCGGGCCCTCGGTCGGGTGGTGGTGCTGATATCCGAGATCGAGCCGCGGAAGTGGCGTCACCAGCTCCTGCAGAACCAGCGTGGCGGCATCCTGGCCAGCCGTCTCCGCCGAGAGACGGACGTCGTGGTGGCCCGACTGCCCTTCCGCCTGAGTGAAGACTCAACCCGGCCCGAGGCGTAGGACACTCCCGTTGGGCACGCTGCGCGCTGCGTTGGTGTCCTGAGCCACGCCGTCCTCGTCGAGACGGGCGGTCGTGTTGTCGCACCCGCCCTGACTCCTCGCCTGGTAGGTCACCGCCACGGCCTCGGGGGCGATCGAGCGGCCGGCGGCCGTGACCGCCCGGAGGCGGCTCCAGCGGACGGTCACCGTGGGGTCGTCGCAACGGGCGAAGACCTCGGACCACACGACGGGGTCGGCCAGGTAGCGGCCGGGGACGTGCAGATCCCGGATCACGGTCTGCTCGCCCGACGACAGGTCGCGCACGGAGGCCCGCCACACGTGCGTGCCGTCGGGTCCAGGTGATGACGGCACCCGCTGCACCCACAACTCGTATTGGCGCCGAGCTTGCCACGGAAACAACCGCGTGTTGGGGTTGCCGTCCAGGCCGGGCAGTCCCGAGAGCGAGCCGCCCAGCTCGCCACCGCCCGCGTGGTAGCCGCCCCAGTTGACTGCTGGCTTCGGTGAGCCGGTCGGAAGCCACTGGAGGCCGGTGTGACCTGCGCCCACGGTGTGTTGCCCATCGTGAAAACCGGCCTGGAGGGCCCAGAAGTACAGCTGCGGCACGCTCGGCGGGACGACGACCTCCAGCACCGCCGTCACCTCGTCGAGCAGCTCGGGGTGGTCGAAACGCCACCACAGATGGAACGAGGACGCCCCGTTGGCCGATGGCGGCGCGCCTCGCACGCGCGGAAACAGCCGGAGCACGCGGACACGGTAGCTCCGGCGGCTCGGCCGCCCCGGACACGCGGCCCTTCCTCGCCGCCGGCGGCCCCTGGCTGCGCGGGTATCCGATGGCTCGAAATAACACCCTTGTGATGAAATAGTGCCGATGACCACTCACGCCCCGTCCCCGGCACCGCCCCTCGGGGAGGACGCACTCGCCGACTTTCACCCGGCCGTTCGCTCCTGGTTCGAGCGCCGCTTTCCCGAGGGTCCCACCGAGCCGCAGCGACTGGGTTGGCCGCAGATCCGCTCGGGGCGGGACACCCTCGTCGCCGCTCCGACGGGGTCGGGCAAGACGCTGTCTGGCTTCCTCGTGGCGATCGACGCCCTCTACCGGGCCCACGAGCGGGGCGAGGGCGTCGCCGGCACCAGCGTCGTGTACGTGTCGCCGCTCAAGGCCCTCGCCGTCGACATCCATCAGAACCTCGAGCGTCCGCTGCGCGAGATCGAGGAGACGGCGAGGGAGCTGGGCCTCGACGCTCCCGACCTGACGGTCGCCGTCAGGACCGGCGACACCCCGAGCTCGGCGCGCGCCGCCATGCTCAAGGTGCCACCGACCTTCCTCATCACGACCCCTGAGAGCCTGTACCTGCTCCTCACGGCCGAGCGGAGCAGGGCACTGCTCCGCCACGTAGACACCCTGATCGTGGACGAGATCCACACCATGGCTCGCGACAAGCGAGGCTCGCACCTGGCCCTCACCATCGAGCGCCTGGAGCACGTGCAGGAGGGGCCAGCCCGAGAGGCCGGCCCAGACGAGCAGCCGGCCCGGGAGGCCGGCCCCGACGAGCAGCCGGCCCGGGAGGGCGGCCCGCAGGAGCACCGTCGGCGCCCCCAGCGCATCGGCCTGTCGGCCACCCAGCGCCCGATCGAGGCCATCGGCCGCCTGCTCGTCGGCGTCGGCGACCGACCGGAGGCGTCCATCGTCGACTGCGGCCATCAACGCCACCTCGACCTCGCCCTCGAGCTCCCGGGCACCGAGCTCGGCGCGGCCGCGTCGACCGAGCAGCTGGGGGAGGTCCTCGACCGGATCGCCGGCCACGTGCGGGAGCACCGCACGACCCTGGTCTTCGTCAACACCCGCCGCCTGTCGGAGCGGTTGGCGCACCAGCTGGGAGAGCGACTCGGCCCGGAGCAGGTGGCGGCCCATCACGGCAGCCTCTCCCGGGAGCGGCGCCAGCGGGTGGAAGCGCGGCTGCGGGCCGGCGATCTGAGAGCCCTGGTCGCCACGGCATCGCTCGAGCTCGGCATCGACATCGGGCCGGTAGAGCTCGTCTGCCAGGTCGGCTCACCGAGGAGCATCGCCACGTTCCTCCAGCGGGTGGGTCGCTCGAACCACTCCCGTGCGGGCACGCCCTCGGGTCGCCTGTTTCCCCTGACCCGGGACGAGCTGCTGGAGTGCGCCGCCCTCCTGACCGCGGTGCGAGCGGGTCGCCTGGACGCCCTCCAGCCTCCGGTCGCGCCTCTCGACATCCTCGCCCAGCAGGTCGTGGCCGAGGTGGCGGCCGAGGAGTGGAAGGAGACAGACCTGCTCGATCTCTTCCGGCACGCGGCGCCGTACGCCGATCTCGAGGACGCCGACTACGAAGGGGTGCTCGACTTCGTGTCCGACGGTGTCCAGACCGGCCGGGGTCGGCGAGCCGCATACGTGCACCGGGACCGGGTCAACGGCTCGCTGCGGGGGCGTCGGGGTGCCCGCCTGGCCGCGCTGACGAGCGGCGGAGCCATCCCCGAGGTCGGTGATTACCGCGTCCTGCTGGATCCCGACGACACCTTCGTCGGCACGGTCAACGAGGACTTCGCCATCGAGTCGATGGCGGGCGACGTGTTCCTCCTCGGCTCTCATTCCTGGCGGATCCGCCGCGTGGAGCAGGGCGTGGTCCGGGTCGTCGATGCCGAGGGCGTCCACCCAACCATTCCGTTCTGGCTCGGCGAGGCACCGGCCCGTACGGACGAGCTCTCGGCCGAGGTCTCGGGCCTGCGCCGGGCCGTGGACGAGAGGCTGGCCGCGGGCGACAAGCCCGGCGCCGTTGCCCACCTGGTCGAGGTGTGCGGCATCGACGCCGAGGCGGCGACCCAGATGGTCGAGTACCTGGCCGCCGGGCGCGCCGTCCTCGGAGTCCTGCCGACGACCGACGACGTCGTGTTCGAGCGCTTCTTCGACGAGACCGGGGGGATGCAGCTCGTCGCCCACACGCCTTTCGGTGGACGGATCAACCGAGGTTTCGGGCTCGCCCTGCGCAAGCGGTTCTGCGCCACCTTCGACTTCGAGCTCCAGGCCGCCGCCAACGACGATGCGGTCGTGCTGTCGCTCGGGCCACAGCACAGCTTCCCGCTGGCCGACACGCCGAGGATGCTGCGCTCACCCACGGTCGAGGACGTGCTCGTCCAGGCGGTCCTGGCATCGCCGATGTTCACCGCCCGCTGGCGCTGGAACCTCACCCGCGCCCTGGCCGTGCTGCGCTTCAGGGGCGGACGGCGGAACCCGCTGCCCATCCAGCGCATGGAGTCCGACGACCTGATGGCCGCCGTCTTCCCGGCGCTGGCCGCTTGTCAGGAGAACGCCGTCGCCGGACCGGTCGCCGTTCCCGGTCACCTGCTCGTGCGCCAGACGCTCTACGACTGCCTCCACGAGGCGATGGACATCGACGGACTGCGTCACCTCGTCGGACGCCTGGAGACGGGCGGAGTTCGGGTGCACCTGGTGGAGACGGCCGAGCCGTCCGTCCTCGCCCACGAGATACTCAACGGGCGGCCGTACACCTTCCTCGACGATGCCCCGCTCGAGGAGCGGCGCACTCGAGCCGTCCAGCTCCGCCGCAGCCTGCCCGTGGACGCCGACCAGCTCGGTCGGCTCGACGAGACTGCCATCGCCCGGGTCCGAGAAGAGGCCGCACCCGAGCTGCGCGACGCCGAGGAGCTTCACGACCTGCTGCTGTCGCTCGTGGTGGCCCGCCCCATGCCCGATCATCAGGACTGGTTCGAGCAGCTGCCGGCGGCCGGCCGGGCGACGACGGCGATGGTCGCCGGGGGAGCACTCTGGTGCGCGATCGAGCGGCGCCGCGAGGTCGAGGCGCTGCTGCCCGAGGCGGCGTTTGCGCCTGACCTCCCGGTGCCCGCAGCCGTGGCGTCCGGCCCGCCGCCGGACCCCGACGAGACGGCGCCCGAGGTCATCCGCGGCCACCTCGACGTGACCGGCCCGGTCACGGTGGAGGACCTGGCGCAGCGGACGGCGTTGTCGGCCGGGACCGTCCGCATCGCCCTCGGCCGTCTGGAGGCCGAGGGTTTCGCCATCCGCGGCTCGTTCGACCCAGGGGTCGAGGTCGAGGAGCAGTGGTGCGCGCGGCGACTGCTCACGCGTATCCACTCCTACACCCGGACCCGGCTCCGGCAGGAGATCGACCCCGTGACGGCTCAGGACTTCATGCGCTTCCTCCTGCGGTGGCAGTACGCCGCTCCGGGCGCCCAGCGCCAGGGGCGGCGGGGTGTGCTGGCCGTCGTCGATCAGGTCCAGGGCTTCGAGGTGGCCGCCGGCGCGTGGGAGGAGGCCGTCTTCCCGGCTCGCGTCGAGGGATACCAGTCGCCGTGGCTGGAGGACCTGTGCCGGTCGGGCGAGCTGGCGTGGGGACGGCTAAGCGTGCGGTCACAAGACTCGGATGGGTCGCCCCGACGGGGCGCGGCCACGCCGTCCCGGGCCACTCCCATCACCTTCGCCGTGCGAGAGGACCTGCCGTGGCTGCTCCAGGCCTACCGGGGCGACGCCGAGCCCGTCGAGCCCGCCCACGGGGCGGCCCGGGAGGTTCTCGAAGCCCTCGAGGCCCGGGGAGCGCTGTTCCACTCGGAGCTGCGGGCGTTCACCCGGCGGCTTCCGGTCGAGGTGGAAGAGGGCTTGTGGGATCTCGTGTCGCGAGGCCTGGTCACGGCCGACGGGTTCCAGGCCGTTCGGTCCCTCCTGTCGGCCAGGGAGATGTGGCGCCGGCGACAGCACGGCCACGACCGGAGGCGCGCCCTCGGCCGCCGCCGGGCCTCGGCGTGGCGCGAGGGCGGAGAGGGCCGGTGGGCCCTGCTGCCGGA encodes:
- a CDS encoding APC family permease — encoded protein: MHNLRPHLGAARRGTEESREQITSVQGLAALSLDALTSISYGPEAMLVVLATAGAGALSAIEPVTGVIVLLLALLVLSYRQVIEAYPNGGGAYAVSKDNFGHRASLLAGASLIVDYVLTVAVSIAAGVAALISAFPGLAKHPLIASLIILVLLTAINLRGLATSARLFIIPTAVFIVGTYVVIAAGLLRSGPAPGSGVIPAPTAGAVSTVGVLLLLKAFANGTSALTGVEAIANDVPAFRAPRAVRAMRTEVMLGAILGSMLIALAVLTVKFHIAPRHNVTVLSQITSASVGRGALYFTVDLTTTLVLCLAANTAFGGLPNLASILAYDNLLPHVFHLKGERQVYRYGVVSLAVLAGILLIAVNGNTNSLIPLYAIGVFTGFTLSQSGLVRHWRKTRPPGWRNRAMLNGTGAVMTAAALLIFLTTKFTEGAWVVVVAIPIFMFLFSRVYVYYGRAGVALGLGSTPPPPARAETVVIVPINRVSNLIADALSFAESMGDRVIAVTAQHDEDEAAEIQAEWSRWNPGVELVVLRSRSRAVAAPIVDYVTSPEVRALGRVVVLISEIEPRKWRHQLLQNQRGGILASRLRRETDVVVARLPFRLSEDSTRPEA
- a CDS encoding DEAD/DEAH box helicase, yielding MTTHAPSPAPPLGEDALADFHPAVRSWFERRFPEGPTEPQRLGWPQIRSGRDTLVAAPTGSGKTLSGFLVAIDALYRAHERGEGVAGTSVVYVSPLKALAVDIHQNLERPLREIEETARELGLDAPDLTVAVRTGDTPSSARAAMLKVPPTFLITTPESLYLLLTAERSRALLRHVDTLIVDEIHTMARDKRGSHLALTIERLEHVQEGPAREAGPDEQPAREAGPDEQPAREGGPQEHRRRPQRIGLSATQRPIEAIGRLLVGVGDRPEASIVDCGHQRHLDLALELPGTELGAAASTEQLGEVLDRIAGHVREHRTTLVFVNTRRLSERLAHQLGERLGPEQVAAHHGSLSRERRQRVEARLRAGDLRALVATASLELGIDIGPVELVCQVGSPRSIATFLQRVGRSNHSRAGTPSGRLFPLTRDELLECAALLTAVRAGRLDALQPPVAPLDILAQQVVAEVAAEEWKETDLLDLFRHAAPYADLEDADYEGVLDFVSDGVQTGRGRRAAYVHRDRVNGSLRGRRGARLAALTSGGAIPEVGDYRVLLDPDDTFVGTVNEDFAIESMAGDVFLLGSHSWRIRRVEQGVVRVVDAEGVHPTIPFWLGEAPARTDELSAEVSGLRRAVDERLAAGDKPGAVAHLVEVCGIDAEAATQMVEYLAAGRAVLGVLPTTDDVVFERFFDETGGMQLVAHTPFGGRINRGFGLALRKRFCATFDFELQAAANDDAVVLSLGPQHSFPLADTPRMLRSPTVEDVLVQAVLASPMFTARWRWNLTRALAVLRFRGGRRNPLPIQRMESDDLMAAVFPALAACQENAVAGPVAVPGHLLVRQTLYDCLHEAMDIDGLRHLVGRLETGGVRVHLVETAEPSVLAHEILNGRPYTFLDDAPLEERRTRAVQLRRSLPVDADQLGRLDETAIARVREEAAPELRDAEELHDLLLSLVVARPMPDHQDWFEQLPAAGRATTAMVAGGALWCAIERRREVEALLPEAAFAPDLPVPAAVASGPPPDPDETAPEVIRGHLDVTGPVTVEDLAQRTALSAGTVRIALGRLEAEGFAIRGSFDPGVEVEEQWCARRLLTRIHSYTRTRLRQEIDPVTAQDFMRFLLRWQYAAPGAQRQGRRGVLAVVDQVQGFEVAAGAWEEAVFPARVEGYQSPWLEDLCRSGELAWGRLSVRSQDSDGSPRRGAATPSRATPITFAVREDLPWLLQAYRGDAEPVEPAHGAAREVLEALEARGALFHSELRAFTRRLPVEVEEGLWDLVSRGLVTADGFQAVRSLLSAREMWRRRQHGHDRRRALGRRRASAWREGGEGRWALLPDAQSVDDADGLAETVAEQLLARWGVVFWDLMTRENLAVPWREVIWALRRMEARGLIRGGRFVSGFVGEQYALPDAVEELRRVRRAQRAGEVVRVSAADPLNLVGIVVPGARVPAIRSNRVVYRDGLPVDPGLGGSAPPVGRSQGTFEVRDA